The following DNA comes from Quercus robur chromosome 1, dhQueRobu3.1, whole genome shotgun sequence.
ACCAGCTCCCCCAAGGTATAATTTGGAAACAAGGGCAActtgataatatttttaactattCTTTCCTCTCTTTGCACCCCTCTTTctatatcattttatatttggtcCCAAAATAACGCCAATGGCTTGAATTAAAAACCTTTTTAAgtcgtttctcaaaaaaaaaaaaaaaaaaaaaaaccctttttaaGTCATGGTTGTTAAAATCTTTAACGTTAATTAGCGAGAAGAAGGCAAATTTCTTCATATGTTTAACTTCAGTTATTGATAATTAATCTAAAATATAATCTGACCAAACTTAGTTAAAGGTTGTCAATGGTTGGAGATTGatcattataataaaaaaatgagactTTATCTAATGTCTTAGACTCATTCAAACGAGTTGATTTTTGGCAAGCTATAAAATCTTTAGGAAGACAATCTCAAGGGCTTGTCCAGTCGTTTGGTTTTCAGGTCTCGTATGATTCATGAAGTTCTAGCTTCACGTCTTTTAGCCAACACTTATAATACCACCCCAAAAAATTGTCTTGTAGTTAATTGGTATTTATTGGAATAGAGAAACCTCACTCATTGTGGATTAGTCAAAGAATAATGATAGTCACACACTCCTTATTACATACTCACTATACACTGTCACATAaattgaaatcgtgttttcaaaacatgatttcGGTTAAAATTATAGAATTGTGAAATCTTGTTTTTAAACCATGTAGGGAAGAAGCGCTAGAATACGTGAAAAAGGTTGAACTTTTGACCAAAAGGCTGCTAGAGGCGCTATTGAAGAGACTTGGTGTGAAAGAAATCGACAAGACAACAGAATACAAGTTAATGGCTTCACCAATTCTTAGCCTAAATTACTATCCCTGTTGTCCAAACCCTGAGCTCACTGCCGGAGTAGGCCGCCACTCCGACATATCAACCATAACAATCCTTCTTCAAGATGATACCTGTGGACTTTACGTGCGAGGAACTAGTAAGGATAGCTGGATCCATGTCCCCCCAGTCAATGGAGCACTAGTCATCAACATTGGGGATGTACTACAAATAATGAGCAATGACAGGTACAAAAGCATTGAGCACAGGGCAATTGCAAACAGAAGCAAGAATAGAGTTTCAATCCCTTTTTTTGTGAACCCAGGATCTGATGCCACTATTGGACCTCTACCTGAAGTGTTAGCAAGTGGAGAGACACCAATATACAAACATGTTGTCTTCTCAGATTACTTCAAGCATTTCTTTAGCAAGGCTCACGATGGAAAGAAAACTATTGAATTTGCCAAAATATGATACACCGGCTTAATTTATATTGCATTTGAACAAATGTATTTGGAAATTCAAGTAATAAACAGCATTTTAGTTGCTGTAAGTACTCTAGACTAGAGGATCTAAactatttattgttattattttcttataattttttataattgttgaaCGTGCTATCGTTATGCTTTGTCATAATCTCCATTCATTTATGACTGACTGGTCACATTGTGTAGGATACTCAGAGGCTATTTCGATATGATGGAAACTGAGttatataactcaattttcatcacccaTAATCCAAATATCATGGGACCCAAAAAAAAGTGTTTGGCTTGGTTTTTGAGTGTTGTTTTCgtcactcaaaactcaaaaatttgagtttagGTGATGGAAACCAGGAACAAAatctttgtgttttcaaaagttGAAAACTAAGTTTCAGTGGCAGTTTGATAAATAGAGTgattttgtgggacccattttcaGTGCATTGTCAAATCAGTTTTAGTCCTTTGATATTACCGTTACAAATCCTTATTTCAGTTCACGGGTGAACACAACTTGTTAAATATTCTAAAAGTCTAAACTATAACTAACCCCCATTTAAGAGTGAAGAATGTATATATTCATAGGTGAATCCCAAACTCAAACAATCAACATACCCATCCGAATTTATCTAACCCAAATAGCATACATTACATTGAACCCAAACTCAACAAAACTCATTGATTGCATGAATATTGTTGTGGGAAATTGGGCTAAACAttacaaacccagaaattccTAATATTTTCAGAGGCAAGTTAGAGTAAGTCCGTTCCTTAGGTTTATTCAAAATCAAGTCCAAACAAAGCAACAGAGACGAAGCCAAAGCCACACAAGAAAATTACCTTATACGGCAGTTTGGCCGATGTTAGCAACGGTTATTCCACCCTAGATTTGTGCTCACTAGCCCTAGGTGACGATCTGAGTTCAGACGAGGGAGAGACATGAAATGGGTTTCTGGGAAGAGAGGTGTTATATGGGTATTGATGAAgggaaattgaaattgaaaatgaaagaagattAAAGAAGATGAGAACCTTTACACTGGTTGTGCAAGTGCATCGAAATGGGAGGTGAAAGATCTACTTTTGGCTTATAGGCAACTCTGTTTTTTGGGTTGTGTAATGAGAGAATATGAAAGAAAGGGCAGAGAAAATGGACGCGAGTAGCAACAATAAACTCACTATGGAATGTCAGTGAGGTGGGCTCCACCATTTTAGCAAAAAGtagatattttagtttttttagttGAGATTTGTGACTGGATTTAGtgaccaaacaaaaattttggagtttttgagtGATAGTTGgatttgagttatgagtttgaGTTATGAGTACTAATTTATGAAAACCGAGTCTTGCCCAAACCAAATGAACCCTCAATGTCTGACTAGAAGCCTCACCTGGTTCTCTATTAGTTTTGTCAAAAGAGAAGCAAATCTGGTCGCCCATTCACTAGCTCGCTATGCTAAACATATAGATGACGATGTTATTTAGATTGGGGATTCCCCATCCACCAGCTCTTAAGGCCTTGTTGTTGGATTTATCGTTTTTACGCAATGAATGAAAGTTGGATAtggtttcaaaaaattaaagtcGGAGGTATGAATGTAAACATTTTTAACAGGTCaaacttttctttaaataaataaaaactcgaGGTTTAATGTATTACCAGACCAAACATTAAGCGGAATTTTGTAATTCCcccaaaaatgaatttttttttaataaaaaaatgaataatttaaagCAATAATTTATTGAGTGAAAGGCCTTTTATTAACACCTATAAAATAGCAAAATTGATGCCATCCATTTGATCTCCCATGGTCACTAAAGCAGCAAATAGAAACCCTGCAACAATCTTATTTCATATAAGAGATCGAGATCCACCACCTTCATGTGCGAGGAATGTTACAATAAAAGTACCAAAAAGCATTTGCCCATTTATTCAAAACCGACTTTAAATTATCAAAACTGATGCTATCTATTTGATCTCTCTTGGTCACCAAAAACACAGATACAAATGATATAGCAATCCTATTTCAACAATATTATGGTAAATATAAGATAACACTACATCTCATTACTTAACTATATTATGATCAGAACACTACTCATAGCATGAACTACTGACAGCCAGCActtcttgaaaagaaaaagcaaattaCTGAAGACAAGCAACATTCATTGAGAGTAAGAGGCTATTCAATAACTTCTGTAAATTATCAACATTGATTCTATCTATTTAGGGTCCGTTtagattgaacttattgttgctgaaactgaaaactgaaaactaaaagtactgtagcaaaataatttttaaatatgtgaatagtatcgtgggatccatttttaatattttttaatgcgtAAACAATGATAAACAGTACTGCTACAATGCTAGTTGTCCCCTGGAACGCGtgaagtgaggaaaaaaaaaaaaagtggaaaaacgCAGCTTTGGATTCAGCGTTTTACGCTGAATCCAAACGGCACCTTAATCTCCATTTGTCACAGGAAAACCTAATACAAACAACACAATAATCCTATTTCAACAATACAACAATATAAGACATCACACGCACGTGCAGGCATGCATGCTCAAAgacacccaaaaataaataaaatgagagaAGAAATTTCAAAGGCAGGCAACAATAATTGATCAAagactttttatttaataactacTATAACTCATCAAAATTGATATTATCTATTGACCTGTCTCTAGAAATACAGATACAAACGAAACAAGAATTCTATTGACACAAGAATGAGcacctagagagagagagagagagagagagagagagagagagagagagagagagagagagagcaatgaGAGCTGATAATACACTCATGGAGCCAAGCAATCCCCCTTTCTTGCAAAGGGTATTGCCCTGTACTCAATTGCCAGCAGTCACCACAAAATCTGCTCCAACCTACAGTAAATCAattgccaaaagaaaaaaagattaacaATTCTCATCCCACCCAGGGACTTCCCCTAGCACTCATTTCTCTTTCTTAGCCAAGGCCTCCCCTTTGCAGTCGCTGCCAGCAGTAACCACAAAACCTGCCCCAACCTGGATCGAAGTTTAAATTAATATTGAGATACCAACCACAAGCatcagagaaagagagagagattgattaCTTGGCAATCTTTCAAATTGACACGCTCTTGGAGCTGTACATTGCTACAAATCACAGAACCTTGGATCGAGCAACCATCCCCAATGGTGACATGATTCATTATAACTGAATTAGCTACCTGAATACAAGAGGGGGAAAAAGGAGAGTTGAGATGAATATCTGAGTCTGGTTCTTCTTTTTGATACTTTTCTTCTAATGTTCATGAATAAAAAagtcatcatttttttacattaGAACCAATTGacttatttaaaaatgaaaatttacaaACATTATGGACATAATTTGAAAATGAGAAGTTCGATTAGAATCAAACTTTCAATTGATCAAGGTACTTGGGCTTCCTTTAAAAGAAACCAAATCCCATTTGAACTTCATTTAGAAGAACTTTACATATATCACGGTGATTCTTATCAAAGAAAGACAGGATTGTTCAAATAGGCACAAGTCTACGAAACTGAATCCCCATACTTATTGGGGTTATGAATTTTTAGTTTAATAGGGGTACATGATAGTATCGGATTCATAGTAGGCAAGAACCCCCTTTTTGACTGAATGTGCTACCAATCCATTTTTACCTCTTATTTCAATGTGTATTCCTGGAGAAGCACACATGCAAGAAGTTTGAGCTTGATGCAAATGACTAAATATCTTGTTAAAATAATGGTAtagtgattaaattcatcatttcctaaCAACTTAAGATTTTGGAACAAGTGGCAGCTTATCATGGTATTAGAGCTGAAAAGAAATGGTGAAACCATTATTctaaccatggttttaaaaaccgactGGGGGCAAAACCCTTTTTGCCTCCGGTTCTCTGTTTAACCCGGTTTTGACCCGTTTTGGGGTTTTCCCAGACCAAACTGGTTCCCAATTGAATCGGTCTGACCAGCCAATCCggtccagtttttaaaaccacgATTCTAACACTTGTTGAGGGCTTtatcccacacacacacacacaaaaaaaacttCTTGAGGGGAAGTTTGATTCATGGGagagttaaaacttaaaatacttattaagtgataaaataaatgataaaataatataaaaatctcCCTTTCTTATCAGCTTAAGtttttgaaacaaataaaagtttATCATATTTACTGCTTTACacaaatatcaatcaaacaaagtaTTCTTCTATGTATCAATCCTAATATCTCAGTTGAATCTCTTTAATCATTAGCACTATACAGAAGACAACCCCAGAGATGTCATTGAGGCGGTCAGTTATACTAAAGCCTAGGCAAAACAAAAGcccaataatatatattgaagtcaagagccttgtaactcaattggttgGCACCTTCTAGTACTTCCAAAGGagacatctagggttcaattCCCCTCCTCCAACTATCAATTATCAACAAAATTATTACATACTTTTCTTCCAACCTTAATGATTAAAAGTTATCATACCTTTACATTAGAACCTATTCTGCAGTGGCGGCCAATAACAGACCGTTTCACACTACATTTGTCACCCATTTGTGAACCTTCCCCGAGCATGCAATGTGGTCCCACCTAAACCATCAAACCACTCGATAAGTACACCAAGAAATTACCTTAACATGGGATATAAAGCAATCACCTGAACCTTCATTTGACATATAATGTAAGTCAAATATTAAAGCTAAACTGATGGTGGTAGTTCCAATCTGTAAAGCATTCAACTCACAGTTGTTTTTAAGCCAAGCTCTGCTGAAGGATGGATGATGTTGTTTTGGGGAGAGAAGGAATACCCTGATAGACGACTAGCTTCTCCTATGACCTGACCCATTTAAAACAGAAGATAAGTTCAACCAGAttaagctcaaaaaaaaaaaaaaaaaaaaaaaaaaaagaaagaaagaaagaggtgaGACCCAATGAAGGCTTTAACTGTAATTGACTCACATCCCGATTAATGTCACTAAATGCTTGAATGGAATTTAAGCGCACACAGTACTTGCTGTCGTCAGCAATATAAACACAGCATTTATGGGTTCTTCGAGTAGAACCATTGGTACCCAATCCAGAGAGTTGATGAAAACTTGGAGTAGATGCATTAGCTAGAATCCCAGACAGAGTTACTTGGTTGCTCTGGGAATTAACCTTCTGGTTTCCATTTTCTTCTGCTTGTGGTGCACCATTTAACAATACTTCTGACTTCTAAaggtcataaaagaaaaatgagctgATTCAGAGACTTTAAGAAAGCTAAGTTTCCCAGAACAACTTAATATGCGGGGACTATATTGAACTAACCAGCTGGCTCCGGACAAGATAAGGCAAGACATCCTGCTTTAAGCTATGAAATGTATCCTTTTGATCTAGAACTTCTTGTAGAACAGACCTAAGAAATAATCAAAGAGCATATTCAATACTAAAATACATCCAACATGAAtaatatgaccaaaatatcaTTGGGGAAACAAAGACAATAATAGGTCAAACCTCTTGAATGCATACAAATGAGCATCCATAAGATCAGCTCGGATTTCCATCTAcgcaaagaaagaaagaaagtaagaaGAAAAACGTTAGAATAAGGAGAATCCAgcaaaattatttcaatattaggcatttaaaattttaagtttgacATTAATCTTTTAAAATAGGAAAAGATGGCCACAAAACACATGTAGAACCAGGTTCACCAAAAGCCCACTAGTTTTCAACTACTGGAAAAGGTTTACCAATagcaaaatgaaaaacatattCACATAGCGGTACCTGGCCAACTGCACGGAGTATGCTCTTCTGTATTCTAATATCTTTCTCAACTTCAGCACCTGGCAAGGATTGCAAGATGCTGCATGAGAAACATGGAAGGCAACATcgtaaacaaaagaaaaattttgcAGATCTAAACCTGTAGCTATATATAACAAGAACTGTCTTGTGGGGTCCAGCCCTATGATGTTGTAGCGCCCTGGCTTCTTGGTTTTGTCTTTTCCAGTAGAGGAACCAGACTCTGAAGGTCCACTGACAGGAGCAGAGCTGAGCATTGCAGTCACTACTGCATCATGCCGTCTATGAGCAGCTGCCACTGCACCAGGAGGAACATCAGAAACAAGATCGCCACTCACAACCTGCAGATAAGaaacaaatatttgaaaagaaGCAACTTTCTAGAGCAAAATTGCTATAAAGAATATGTGCTAACCATGATGTCCTTTGCAGTCAGGTGGTGAGCAATGGCCCGGAGTGAACCAGCTGTTCCAACATCCTCTGGGACTGCAGCAACCTGCCACATTAGAAAATACTTGAGCTCTATCTATTTGGAGTATCAAATTAGTACCCTGCAGAAAGACGGCCTAGTGCAGTGCTTCTTCAAAGCATCCTCAGACCAAAGTGACTctaggaaaaagaagaaagtaaaTGACCCACACATGGAAAGAGACAGCAGTGCTGTttccttcaaaaaatttaagtacTTAACATTTTTGGGTAATAAAATTTGGAAGCCTTCATGCAGCAGTACCTGATTGAGGCATGGTTATAtgattcttttgtttcttttaaaaagtAACTAAGGCAAGGTGTATATGATTTCAAACactctacaaaaaaaaaaaaaaaagcttaaaaccctttttttaaaattaatttgagtctttagtttggttatttAGGCTGAGGTCTTGAGCTCAGTCCTG
Coding sequences within:
- the LOC126723458 gene encoding feruloyl CoA ortho-hydroxylase F6H1-3-like translates to MSPPISSSSSDVIDFVVHKGNGVKGLVDTGLETVPEPYIQPLEERLDPTKFQPENSIPIIDVSNWDDPKVVDSICDAASKWGFFQIVNHGVPLEALENLKNAAHSFFQLPSEERKKYLKENSPSEAVCLCTSFSPQAEKVLEWKDFLRLSWVSEDQASAFWPPVCKEEALEYVKKVELLTKRLLEALLKRLGVKEIDKTTEYKLMASPILSLNYYPCCPNPELTAGVGRHSDISTITILLQDDTCGLYVRGTSKDSWIHVPPVNGALVINIGDVLQIMSNDRYKSIEHRAIANRSKNRVSIPFFVNPGSDATIGPLPEVLASGETPIYKHVVFSDYFKHFFSKAHDGKKTIEFAKI
- the LOC126723487 gene encoding uncharacterized protein LOC126723487; this encodes MDFQVVVLAGGTSKNLIPLVSKEVPKALLPVANRPVLSYVLEHLEQSNLKDLIVVVEGQEAAALVGNWISGAYVDRLHVEVAAVPEDVGTAGSLRAIAHHLTAKDIMVVSGDLVSDVPPGAVAAAHRRHDAVVTAMLSSAPVSGPSESGSSTGKDKTKKPGRYNIIGLDPTRQFLLYIATGAEVEKDIRIQKSILRAVGQMEIRADLMDAHLYAFKRSVLQEVLDQKDTFHSLKQDVLPYLVRSQLKSEVLLNGAPQAEENGNQKVNSQSNQVTLSGILANASTPSFHQLSGLGTNGSTRRTHKCCVYIADDSKYCVRLNSIQAFSDINRDVIGEASRLSGYSFSPQNNIIHPSAELGLKTTVGPHCMLGEGSQMGDKCSVKRSVIGRHCRIGSNVKVANSVIMNHVTIGDGCSIQGSVICSNVQLQERVNLKDCQVGAGFVVTAGSDCKGEALAKKEK